The Rhododendron vialii isolate Sample 1 chromosome 1a, ASM3025357v1 region CTACTAACGTGCGGAAAAAAGTTCCAATTTAGTTTCTTACCAAATTTAATGCATCACATAGCAATGCGTTTTGCGGAGCAAACAAATATAAATTGTATCCCCTCTGTCCAATATTGCTTATTGGATAACTCTTGTTTTTATTGACAATTAGGTATTCCAGTCAACTTTTGCCCACCAGGTGTTCGGAGAAGGAAACAAACAATTAAATACAACGAAATTATTCTCATAATAAGCAATATTGTAGAAAATGTTACACTTTTTCATTGAGGAAAATGGATTGTGAAACTATATACTCTAAGAAAATTAAGGCCACAAATTAGTCTGACAAGAAAGAGGTATATTTTTTCCCCCTCATGcatggaaagagagaaatgcATACCGTGTTGTATGGAGTGGACTTAGTCTTACTATTGAACTTATATGTCATGCATTTATATTCTAAGATAAGAAAATAGAGACCACAAATTAGTCTGACaagaaagagattttttttctctcatggAAAGCGAGAAATACATACCGTGTTGTTTGGGGTGGATTGTGGACCCTGTATGAATCATTCACATGCACGTATACATTTTTGGACGTCtctgttttgttaatttttttcctagtACCGTTTGgctttgttggagattggattcAAGCAGGCAGCTGTGAACGACCAGAATTAACCCGAGAGTCGAGCAatgaattattgaattaggtTTTTGTGAGTTGACTTGGGTCTTTTCTGAGCACCAGCACAAATGGGCCATATTCTGGATCTGAAAAATTGAGtcaagccgttcattttgtttggtttgtcaCGCAAGTGTATAAAATCACACTAATTAGACATCGATATAGGCATGATTGAACCTTGtttgtcttgaaatttttttaaagactattatgcatttgagacaaaACTTCAAGATAATCAATCATGTGTCGTTCGTGCCTCTACCTTGTCTCGGATCAAAGTGATTTTTGGCACGGCTATTGCGAATTGGAGATGGGCTCATTTAGGCATCGTAGCAGGTCCCCCAGTTAGAATCTTagtagcttgattttttttggacacAGAATTCTAACTTGGGGACACCATTTCCACAATTTAGCTTCTTCAAAACGACAAAATAgctgttagatttcttgaagggtttcaacctaaaatcaatcGACAATAGGTgaagtagcctctagattttattaattcCAAACTTGGGCGGTTTAGATAAATGATATGAgataaagtctaacactccccctcacatGTAGCCCGGATGCAAGTGGAGGTACGAACTGAAAAGACCATGAGATTTGACTCATATCCTATTACATCTCCAAATCCTCCACAAGATTACATATCCTATTACATCTCCAAATCCTACATACAAATGTTTATGGTGACACCAATTGTTCATCTAGCGATCGACATAGTTAAGGCAGAGAAGAAAAGTGGTGATCAACTGTATATCTAGCGATCGACAGAAGTTAGTGGTGATCGCCACTTTTAAAAGTTGCAATCAGTTAGTGAACATAATGAGTGTAATCAAGCTTAGAAAGGGGTTTTGAAAGATGTTCCAACAACTTGGGTTTACAACTATTCAAGCGGGAATTTGTACTCTTAGCGAAATACGTCACGACAGCATGTTCATCATCAGAAAATACCCATAGTAGATCTTAAATACTTGTTAAACTAAATTAGGATGTCTATACAATGTCTATTTCAATAGCGATGTTTGTTcatttgaccataatagttaTAGCTTTTGATTTTGTCATGTCTATTCATTTGAACCAAATAGACACACCTTTCGATTTAAACCTTTTCACAAATAATAGCATTTAATACTCATtagatatttttgaaatgttccGACATGATATGAATATTTGTGGTCTGACATATGAATTTTTAAGACTCGTGGTATGAGATTTTTACggttaaaacaaagtaaatttgTCTGAAATTTTTATGGCCCTACATATAAATTTTTGCACTCCAATTTCTGAATTTTGGTAGTCCTATTCATAAATGTTGACGGTCCAAAAGTTGTCGAATTTTTGTGGTCTGACTTACTATTTTCATGGTGTTTGAGTACAATTTGTTGTGGTGAAGGATTTGAAATTACCAAGTTAATGCCCCATAATTTGTCataatgaaaagaaatagaaaaagagaaaagagaaaaagaataaaGATATTTTCGACAATTCCATCGGGAAAATTTTAAGTGCTgggtgggtatcacgtggtaTCCACTCAGCGCATCTGAGccattaatttcatttttgggCGGCTcgaatttggaaagagaaaaagaagagagaaagtgttggtgtgagagaagagagactagggtttcaattcgagccgtccaaagaTATATTGGACGGCCCGAATATGCTGAACGGATACCACGTAGAATATACCCACCGGACACCGAAATTTTTTCTCATTCCTCTAGGGATCATGTCAGCTCCCCTCCATACTCCATCCCTCCGTACTCCTCCAAACTCCGAATTTTTACCATATCCTGAGCCCAAAACTACTATGATTTGAAGTATTCCTTTAGTAGATCGAACATGCAAATATGTAAgagttaaaaaaatatttgtgtgaTTTGATGTTAATAGACGTGTAGACACATGAAAAATTGTCATTCAAAATGAACAGTAAATATATTCTACAGTTTAACCTTACAACTTACGAGATGTAAGATTcagatcatatatatatatatatatattgtttttctcttgaaGTGATTACATGTGGTACTCCATGTACATGTATTGTGATTGGTAAATACTGCTTACCCATAACTTCTGAATTGAAAGACTAGCTAGCTAGGAAACAAAATGGCATCTAGacaagatataagtatatttttgttttccacatGGAAGGAGAGAAATGCATACCGTGTTGTTTGGGGTGGACTTTGACTTAATTACAATTGAACTTCTATATCATGCATTTATATTCTCAGAAGATAAAGGCCACAAAAGCCAGACAAGATAGAAGTATATTTTTCTGGAATTAAGGAGAGAAATGCATACAGTGGTGTTTGGGGTAGACTCTGACTTCCAATTTAACTTCTATATCGTGCATATATAGGTCCCCTTTGTCTAATTTTAACCGGACATTTTGGCACagtatttttggttgttttttttttggtcaaagtttAGAAGTGTTTTCATTAATACGAAAACCATACATAAAAAATGGGTAGCCACCCCGGAGGAAAGCAACAACAAAGGAGGCCTAAACTCACAAACGACTATCCAAGACTTCACATAGAAAAGTCTCGTCTCCGACCACGAAAAGCCATCAAGACGACATAGAAAACCCACCACAAAATCACCCTCTAGGTTTGAGAAAAAATCTCACGTAGGGaaagaaaatcaacaaaaaatagcaaataaaaactaaaccaaaacctCAAACAGCATGTCTacacccaaaaactttgatCAAGACCTTCactgccaccgccaccactgCGACAAGGGCAGCCGAGACACAGTAAAGACCATAGAACGGAACCTTGATCACCACAGCAACCACACCCCACCATACAGCACCACCAACTGCTATCTCCGTCCCAAGAGACTACGCCCTCATCAGGGTGCGAGCTTCTACGACACCTAGAACGACAAGAAGAGCACACAAGCAGACTGCTCTGACGATGATAGGCTCCATCGACGTAGCGGCACACTGAAATCAGGAAGGAGAGatctatgagagagagagagagagttataatcagaaaaatatagaCTTGGATTAATTTTTTACATCACATTATTAGTCTTGAAGGaagttataataaaaaaaatacaaaaatatagaccaattatgttcaaaaagttCATATGGCAAAACAAGGCTtgataaaagaagaaatttctGTTTAGGTCCCCTTTTGGTATgctaagtttttttgtttttttgggtaacgtAGGAACAATCCTACCGTCAAACTATCATGTGAACCCGACTATACAATCAAAACCTCCGGCGGAGCTAGCGCGATCACACCCATTATGGCCCCCACTTTCTGTATGGTACTTATCTGGTGGGAAATCGGACCTCAGACCTTGAAGAATATTCTTCCAAAGCCGGGGCATCCACCTGAACCACTACGGCAACTCTTGGGTGTGTCGTATGCAAGTATTAATTTGTTTAGGCTTTATTCGAATGGAAGGTCACAATGAGCATTAACGAAAGAACGAAGAagtgtttttttcccttctaaacAGGGGTCCAATATCTCACCAGCCACTACCTGTTTGACAAAAAGCCAAAGTGGAAACAATTCATGAAACCCTTTAGAATCATCCATAGAAGAAGCAGATATAATTACTCATTTAGTTTCCTCTTTCATTTCACAAAATCGCTGTTGTTCGTAACTGCCATTAGTACAGAAAACGAGTTTAAAAACAACGAAAGGGTTGGCCTTCGTGGTGAATGCAGTCTTAGAGTTTGGTCCCTCCTAAGGTCTCCGGTTCGAAATCTTCCAAATGCTATCAACTCCGATGGTGCCAGCCCATATGGTTCTTTGTCTCACGGATTAGTCGAGACGTGCGTAGACTGGCTCGGACACCTTGAGttgtagaaaagaaaaatgaaaatgagttTAAACAATGTTCAGGTCGGCTCAAGGAGAACCGCAAAGAATTGAAAGACAATAAAATACTACAGAGGTGACAATACTTAGGTAGGCCCAGGTGCTATCAACTGATCCTAcggtctttatttttttttttgaaaccacaaGCAAACAGATTTGCATTCAGACAAGAATTTACATGCCGTTTAGGACAAGAGTATGGGGGGTTAGGGACCTGATATTTTGCATCAAAACATCTGTCAAAAAAAGCAGCTGGCGAAGAATTAAATGCACGAAACTCGCTTGATCTATACATACATTCTTTGCTAAACGATTATTGACCGATTGGCCTCATTGTCCAAGAAGTTATTTGAAGACTTATGATACATGAGTTCTATAGGGCGAGACGTTATTGCAGTACTTGTTGTAGCATCCAACTAACGATTTTTTCCTGCAAAAGtttgagaaaaaggaaaatattaagCCACATAGCCATAGGGAGTCGATTTCAACTCGGTCTCTCCAGTGTTGATTTGATCTTGACCGTCCGGTCACATATCTCAATGCTACCAAAAATATGCGAAACAAATCCCTTCCCTTAACGAGAAGAACTTCCAACCAACTACTAAGAAAAATAGTACACCAACCAACTATTGTAAAATTAATAGCATGAAGAAGGAAAATATGTTTGGTTTCCAATACACGTATACTCCGGGGGTATACTCCCTCCCAACTTGTGGGCTTCGTGTGAGCCCCACATGTTATATGAGGGGAGGGAGTATCCCAGAGTGTTAAATAATTTTCCTCTTGCAACTTGCAAGAAGTAATCAACTTTActctttttgattttctttctttttcttttttgtttctcttgtaCAAGATCGATGATTTCCTTCCAAGAACCTGTTTTCATTTAGCTTGGCAGGACAATTTTGAGCCATGCTTACGTGACCCTTTATATGTAATGCCTCTTGCATCTTATTGCACTTTGTTTTCATGGCTATTGTGTTCCAAGTATTGGGAGTTTGTGACTGGAATTGCCTACAATTACGAAGAAACATCTAGAACAAATTTCTTGGATACGGTTTAAGATGAATATATTTTATCTCACGAACTGCTTCGACGAAAAGTCTGAGCACTGTAGTCAATGAATTACTGAATCGACTAAGATAATGGAGATGCAGGAACTCTTGGACTGGCCGGCTGTGGCGTCCAATTCTGAGCAATGGAATAAATCCTGGACCTTCTCTTTGGAAGGGGAGTTTAATTGTACTAATAGCTTCAGAGTCCTTGGTGCTTGAATGCTTAGTTTGTTTGAGTCGTGGTCTTGAGTGAAAAGGGCAATCTAGTTACACGTACGGTTGGGGTCCCTGACTCCCTGGGGAAAATATTGCTTGTATTAGGAGACGGAAGAATGAAAATCCTAGAATTGCGCTACTGAAATATGACTTTTCCAGCATTCCGTATGATGCCTTCATATCGGGGTGTCTAAAAAAAGAGAATATAGCAGTGATTCAACTATACTTTTTCTTCTAGAGAACAACCGTTGATATTCAATGGGTGAGAGgcattttccaaattttacagagagagaaaattcgAGGGATTTACTGGAAAACATATCTCAATACCTGATCTCTTAAAAGTTTCTTACATTTGTCACTCTAAGGATGCTCTAATAGATTTACTtgataagaaagaagaaaaagcaaacCGCAAAGCATCATAACAGAAGGGTACATATACTACAATCAAAGTAAAATCACGATTAACCACTAGCTACCTAAACAAACACCCACAAGAAGTTGTCCGACTGTAATACGAATTGGGCCGGCTTATTTTCTTGCTCACACCCAAACTCGTCCGTTTCTTGCTCACACCCAAACTCGTCAGTTTCTTGCATACACCTAAACAAACACCCACACCCAAACTCGTCAGTTTCTTGGTCATTTTCCCATCGAGTCTTCCAACGATATCTAACTAGCAACAAAGCTTCCTTTCTTATTATACCTGCAACAGGAATTTACGAGGGCGAAGAAAACACGTTAAGTACATGAAAAGCCCATTCGATTGGGCCGGCTTATGATAAGGAATTACTAATACCGCGTGTCTTGGTCGACAAGTACGGTTTGTGGGATTGGGTTTGATTCCTCTACCAATTGCAGCAATCCATGTCAGAATTGAAGTTTATGGAATTTTTAACCAAAGCAATCAAACATGATCTAATGTCAAATTGACATAATACCTAGCTACGACCAGGTGAAAAATTAGTCGACAAGTACGGTTTCTTCGTTGTAAACTGCTTTAAGTATTATATTTTTCATGAGCGAGCAGTAATATTAAGAGATTAAGAGGACTTGAATCAATATGAATGCGAAATGGATGAACCAAATTCACAAGCACAATCAACGACATAATATCATAATAGGATAGCAACAGATTTCCAAAGGGAATTTTGAAGATGACATGACATCGGAATTCTAACTCCCAAATATCAGGTATTGAAGTTCAAAGAGACACAGAATTTCATTCCTCCTCGCTATATTACATGGGAAAAGctaaagagagaaataaaaagccACAGATAAGAGttcgtttttttgtttctctccaAAATAAGAAGTCTCTGCTCTTTTAGTTACTTTTTATTGACAAATTAACCTCCACAGATAGATAtgttcaaatttttcaaaaattcatagaACTCCTAGTTTACTGGATCGCTGAATCACAAAACCAAGTTAAAAACTAGTAGGATAAACATATGTAAATGTTTTAGGATTGTCAGAAGATTCACAACAGAGTTTATACCATGTGCATGTTATAATACCGGATAATATATTACAAGTACCACAGACTTATAGACTAGATTGCAAACAGTAGTCACCACAATAAAGCTTTTTCCTAATTCAGAAGTCATGAAATGCAAGAGCATCAACAGCACATACCTGATAATGCGATTGATGTTTGCTAGTTTCTTCTAGTTACTGTGTCCGCAACCGTACTCCTCAATCTTATCACCTTCTTAGGCAATTTTCTTTCAGCAAGTTTGACAAAGAATCTAGGTCTACCAATTAAGAACATGAGAGATCCTAGAAAGAGTCCCAGTGTCATTCCACACCCGAACCCTATCACCACAACTTTCCAAAAATGTCCATCAAAATCTGAATCATCTTCCTCATGTTGTAACACCTGTGGCTGTACTTTTGTCCAATTATCTTGACATTCCTTTGACAATGGAAACCCACATAATCCTAAGTTCCCGGCATATGAACCATTCTCAAATGTAGCAAATTGTTTACCCCTGGGTATGGGTCCATGGAGACGATTCCACGAAAGGTTCAAGACCGCAAGAAACGTCAAACTTGTTAATTGGCTTGGAATTTTCCCCATTAGCTGGTTAAAAGATATGTCCAATGATTCAAGGTTTGTCAAGTTCCCCAAAGATGCTGGAATATGACTAGTAAGAGTATTATGAGAAAAATTAAGCAGTATGAGGGAATTGAGCTTTCCAATGGCATTTGGAATCTCTCCACTGAAATTGTTGGATGAAAAGTCAATCGTTGTAAAGATAGTCAAAATTTTCACCAGTTGGATCTCAAGTCCCTTCATTGTTACCATGAGAGAATAATGATAATAACTATCCCCCACATTCATGTATTGTTTGCTAGGAATAGTTGTGTTCTTCATAGCTTGGAAATTTTCGAAGTAGCTCGTTGGCAAATGGCCATTGAACTCATTGTAAGAGAGGTCAACAATTCGAAgcttagaaaaagaaaattcactcATTACAGTGTTTATAGGACCATGAAATCGGTTGGATCGTATGACAAGAACCTGCAACTCAGAAAGAGTCTCCAACCAATTTGGAAATGTATCATTAACCTTGTTGTTTCCCACGTTTAGAACTTCCAAGCTTCTACAATTTACCAAAGATCTTGGAAGTGGTCCTTCAAAATGATTTCCACTCAAATCGAGACTTCGTAAATGGTTGGGCTTTGCAAATGCCAAGGGAATGGTTCCCGTAAATCCGTTGGAGCGCAGATTCAAAACCGAGAGAACACTACTAAAATTTCCCAAACATTGTGGAACTGCACCGCTCAATTTGTTGTGAGACAAATCAAGAATCTCAAGGTATCTCACACTGCAAATCAATGACGAAATCTCTCCGCTAAGACTGTTGTTTGAGATCAAAAATCTTCGTAGGAAGGGGGGTGCAATAGGAAGAGGTCCTTGAAGCAAATTGGAACGAAGACTCAATGTCGTCAGTGCCGGAAGTAGTCCGATGCTTGCCGGAACTTCGCCGGAAAATAGATTGAAATGCAGATGCAAAAACTCCAACTGCTGTAACTTCCCAAAATCCTCTGGAATTGATCCACTCAAATTATTATTTGATAAATCGATCTTGGTCAAGTTCAATGACTGGATAGGGGTCGGAATTCCACCTGTTAATCGATTGCTATACAAATAAGCAACACTCAAGTTTTTCAGTTGAAACAGAGCTTTTGGAATTGGACCCTCTAAATCATTAGAAGACAAATCCAACCACTCAAGACTCGACAAACCCGAAAAGTTTCCTGGTATTTCGCCGATTAAATTGGCTTGGGTGATCCACAAGAAAGTCAGTTTCTTCAGTTTTCCAAACTCCGGCGGAATTTTTGCCGGAGTAAACAGGGGATTGTAAGGCATGCTCAGATCCTCTAAATTCGACAGGTTTCCGATTTCAGCCGGAAAACTGCCGTTGAACTCGTTCGTGTACAACTTCAAGAACCGCAGCTCCGGCAACCGGCCGATCACCCTCGGGATGTCACCGGAGAAGCTGTTGGCGCCAACGTCAATGTACcagagggaggaggagaggcGGTCAACATTGGACGGGATGGGACCCACGAAGTAGTTTTGGGAGAGGTCTAGGTACTGGAGGTTTGAACAGTTGTAAAGAATTGTGGGGAAATATCCTGTGAAGCAATTGTAGGAAAGGTCAAGCATGGTCAGGTTTTTTAGGTCACAAATGGACGGTGGGATTGATTCGGTGATATTGTAGTTAGTTAGGTTAAGTCCGGTGACCATGCCGCTGGTGCAGGTGATTTCCGGCCAGGAGCACGGCGGCGATGAGGTGTTCCATGAGGATAGCTGCGATAGGTTTCCCCACTGCTGTTTGATGGTGAGGAGGGTTGTTCGGGTTTGGTCTGTCGGAGATTGTGGAATTACAAGAAAGGGCATGAGAGTGAGGAGGAAGTAGTGGAGGGAGGGTGAGAAGGGGTAGGGCAGTTTGGGCATTTTGTGGGATTTGGGTTTTTCAGTTGTGAACTGATTGAGAAGTGTTGGTTTGGAGGGGAGTTTGTATCCCGGGAAAACGGGAAGAGGCAATATCTTTCAAACTTGTTGGTGgctatatgtgtgtgtttgtatgTGTATAGATAAGAGTATTTTGTTTATGTGTGGGGGAGAGGACAGTGGAAGTGTGCGTAATTAATTAGGAAACAAACAACCTGTCCAAATATTGACTTTTTTGGTCTTCGCTCATCCTTGGATTGTTTCTTTCGGGGGTCGTTTAGAATCGGTTGATTTGTTGCATGCACATAGCTTTATCTACCTACGGCACTTGTCTTGTGCTTTtttgtgatttgtgattggtcttctttttttttttttttggagaggaGCGAAACTCAGTCCTCTCCAATCCCAAatgaattggaggatcctcaaATTCTATTAGTAAGGTGACATATGGCAACTATAAAATCTAACGGCCAAGATCAATAATGGCCACATAATCCTTGTTATCCAGCAAAACACCAAATAATTTCACTTGCCCTTCATTATTCGAGAAACCATCGATCACCgctgtcacaccctcgattttcaacataaatataaagagGTTTTCCACAATAAAATCTCACGTTTAACCGTACCATGCCCCAAAAAGGATTTGACATTTCCATTCCCATAAATTACATTTCTTTGTCCAAATGTTTACAGAAAGTAcatcatcggctcaacggcccccaaaatattcaaaagtatcaaatggagttacaaatacatctttcaaaaataggtttacaaagatggctaagtaactcttcaatgttagctttcaaaaccgtgtccacatccaagcactccaaacaTGTTACTACTGccctgtgttagtacctga contains the following coding sequences:
- the LOC131327897 gene encoding receptor-like protein 52 gives rise to the protein MVTGLNLTNYNITESIPPSICDLKNLTMLDLSYNCFTGYFPTILYNCSNLQYLDLSQNYFVGPIPSNVDRLSSSLWYIDVGANSFSGDIPRVIGRLPELRFLKLYTNEFNGSFPAEIGNLSNLEDLSMPYNPLFTPAKIPPEFGKLKKLTFLWITQANLIGEIPGNFSGLSSLEWLDLSSNDLEGPIPKALFQLKNLSVAYLYSNRLTGGIPTPIQSLNLTKIDLSNNNLSGSIPEDFGKLQQLEFLHLHFNLFSGEVPASIGLLPALTTLSLRSNLLQGPLPIAPPFLRRFLISNNSLSGEISSLICSVRYLEILDLSHNKLSGAVPQCLGNFSSVLSVLNLRSNGFTGTIPLAFAKPNHLRSLDLSGNHFEGPLPRSLVNCRSLEVLNVGNNKVNDTFPNWLETLSELQVLVIRSNRFHGPINTVMSEFSFSKLRIVDLSYNEFNGHLPTSYFENFQAMKNTTIPSKQYMNVGDSYYHYSLMVTMKGLEIQLVKILTIFTTIDFSSNNFSGEIPNAIGKLNSLILLNFSHNTLTSHIPASLGNLTNLESLDISFNQLMGKIPSQLTSLTFLAVLNLSWNRLHGPIPRGKQFATFENGSYAGNLGLCGFPLSKECQDNWTKVQPQVLQHEEDDSDFDGHFWKVVVIGFGCGMTLGLFLGSLMFLIGRPRFFVKLAERKLPKKVIRLRRKSFIVVTTVCNLVYKSVLDIVGRLDGKMTKKLTSLGVGVCLGVCKKLTSLGVSKKRTSLGVSKKISRPNSYYSRTTSCGCLFRQFQSQTPNTWNTIAMKTKCNKMQEALHIKGHVSMAQNCPAKLNENRKKSLVGCYNKYCNNVSPYRTHVVAGEILDPCLEGKKTLLRSFSLGTEIAVGGAVWWGVVAVVIKVPFYGLYCVSAALVAVVAVAVKVLIKVFGCRHAV